Proteins from one Anopheles nili chromosome 2, idAnoNiliSN_F5_01, whole genome shotgun sequence genomic window:
- the LOC128732133 gene encoding uncharacterized protein LOC128732133, producing the protein MLRFAAIATIGVLLCAVQCVKVDYYGSLYNPRDELHAPYHEKEDKQDFSKIPGVPGVDYPIYHEVPHTSFHCGNVPAIPGMYANVETGCQAYHTCHDGREGHQGASFLCTNGTIFNQKEFACDWWYNVKCEEAPSFYRLNADPEHNPFTPKRKPEDEHQKFLIHV; encoded by the coding sequence ATGCTGAGGTTCGCTGCCATTGCCACCATCGGGGTGCTGCTGTGCGCCGTCCAGTGCGTCAAAGTGGACTATTACGGCTCGCTGTACAACCCCAGGGACGAGCTGCACGCGCCGTACCACGAGAAGGAGGACAAGCAGGACTTCAGCAAAATTCCCGGCGTGCCCGGCGTCGACTACCCCATCTACCACGAGGTTCCGCACACCAGCTTCCACTGCGGTAACGTTCCGGCCATCCCCGGCATGTACGCCAACGTCGAGACCGGCTGCCAGGCCTACCATACCTGCCACGATGGGCGCGAAGGTCACCAGGGAGCGTCGTTCCTCTGCACCAACGGGACGATCTTCAACCAGAAGGAATTCGCCTGCGACTGGTGGTACAATGTCAAGTGCGAAGAGGCTCCCAGCTTCTACCGCCTGAATGCCGACCCCGAGCACAATCCCTTCACGCCCAAGCGCAAGCCCGAGGACGAGCACCAGAAATTCCTCATTCACGTTTAG